In the genome of Kazachstania africana CBS 2517 chromosome 6, complete genome, the window CAAATACAACATCAAGTATTCTTAAAACAAATTCGAGTGGAAACTTGTAGGCAAAGAGAGTCAAGAACCACTGTGTAGCATACATAGAAGAACGGACACCCTCTCTAGTCAAATGGTTGAATAGAACAGGAGAAGTTTCTTCCAATAGtctatcaaattgataCAATGTTAGCATTAAACCAGGCATTTCctcaagaaaaaattctCTTAAAccataatttttcatcagaaCAACTAATAAGCCAAACGCGTCAGCCTCACTTTCACAATTTAGAAGTAACGGTGCGGCAATAAATGCCATTCCCTGAGTGTAGCCTACATCTGGATCGTAAACTGAGTACGTgctcaaaatattcaagaGGGGCTCAATTTTATCGTGTGGTACAAAGTTCgttcttttcaaatctctGTTTATGCTAGCCTGATGTGGAGATTCAGTCGTACTTAGAGTCTCATAGATATCCTCGTATTCTTTGGACTTAGAATTTGCAATAAGTTGCCATATAATTCCTCTGATCTGTCTTGGAATACCTTTTGTAATTTCCTCTTCTAAGCGCTCAGATTCTGCATTAGCAACTTCGCCAAAGTCGTTAACAACTCTTGTCCAGAAACTCCAGTCTGTATCtgctatttttttcaattcatcatcatcttgtTCAGTCACTTccattatattttcttcattctGAACAATTGTATTGAACGtagatttcaataaaatttgaCCAGCTTCAATGTTTTCCCTTTTTGACATGACTTCGCTATCTATCTGATAGCTTGTAGCACGAAATCTATTTACAATTAAATTAACTTCTGCCGCAGATTCAATTGGACTTGAAACATGACGAGGACTTTGAGAATTCGACTGTAAGCTTgccaaattttttctaaattgGTCCGATTTCATCTCCTCTGATAGTGCTGGTGGAACTGGACGCAAAACAGTCTCTGATGGTGATCTTTCGTTACCAGAGATAGATCGAGAAACGCTACTAGATCTCGAGGACGTAAATGCTACCTTTCTGCTTGGCAGAGGAGGAATAGCTGGTCCCGAATGAGATGTTCGTGACGGTAATGGTGGAGATACCTTCGCCGAGGAATCGTTCCCATCTCCTACATATACTTCATGAGAGTTGTTTTCGCTGGACGAGGAACGTGGGGGAATAGGAGGGGGCCTAGAATTAGCAACGTTTATATTTAATGTTCGGGCAACTACTTCACTTGCTTCAGTGCTTGATCCAGCATCTACGGGAACAACAACAGAAGAGGCTGTTGATGTTACAGGCGGCAAAATACGACTTACTGGGGCAGTATATTCTCCTGGTTGTGTCACTATTGACTCTTCTGTTGGATGGTCAGCATTTAAATCTGGTCTATTCTCTTCGGTAGactcattttcattgatataaTCCGCAGCGGATGATTTATCAACAGCAGTAGTAGCTTCGTCCGTCTTCGTAATCTCGCCTTCGTCGAGCGTTGGCTGCTCGGTCAGGCTTGTGACTTCATCTTGTACTTCGAGTTCTGTTCCTGAGAGAGGAGCATCtgtatttttcttgatctCTTCATTTGGAGATTGTTCTATATTGGTGTCATCATTTGATGCTATGCCGCCAACCTCTTGTTTTTCTACATCAATATCTTGTTTTCCCTCACTGCTTTCTTCTGCATTCAGTGGTATCACTTCGGTTTCAAAAGCAATCGGCTTTCCAGCTCTCTCTtcatctttctcttcttggTTACTTTGTTCATTAATAGACATTGCATCATTGAAAGCAATATCAGTACCTTCAGTTCGTTCGGCTTGCTGTGAGTAACCTTCATTTGAGAGCTTCCCTTCCTCAACCAAAGAGCCTCCAAATCTTGCTACTTGATCATTAGCCACAGAATGTTGCGATTCCTCAATTTCTTGGTTTTGGGAGGACTCCCCTTGTCCTGTGTCATCGTCGATTTTTGAATTCGCTTCAGTTCCAAATTCATAAGCATTTGCCTCTGGACTTGCATCATTTCCCTCATCTTCGTGCTGTAgttctttatcttcttgTTTATCATTAACAGCAACTGTAGCACTAAGATCCTCAGATACAATTGCTTCCTCCGCCTCTTCTTTTGCATTCGCCTCTACTGACAGTTCGACCGCATTATCATCCACTATGCCCCCTGTTCCTATTTCTTCAGGAGTAGCATACGCCTCTGCACTTTCATATCCTTCTATATCTGAAACATCTTTTGTGCTAGATTCAGATAATCTCTTAGATTTTTCATCcaaaatatcaatcttATCTTCTTTTGCCTTTTGAGCagctttcttcttcttgttctgtTTCTTACGAGCCATTGTTCTTTGTACTCTTGTTAAGTGTAAGCTCTAATACACCTTGGTTGGTGTCgtttatataatttaagATCTTGCCTGATTATTGTTCCAAGCATTCAAACGCGCAACTTTTTTCGTAAGTATGTAACTTTATATGAAAACTACGTAATTGCACTGttacaaaataaattaattaaaagATATTATTCTAGCTCTATGAGAAATGTTACATGATTATATATTAACTGCTATTTGTACTATTTGATACGTTATCATCAAATAAGTAGTTATAGACATCATCCATTGTAGTAGTATTAAAAAGGCCCCCAGTTAGGCCTAATGCGTTTAATGCAGTATTGTCATTCCAATTTATATTCCCTCCATTAAATTGTTGATTTGGAGATCGGGTCAGTATATTCGGTGAATTTGAAACCAATGTATCTGTAGATGTTATTCCTGCCTTATCAAGCGATTGCGTTCCTTGCTGACCTATTTCTTGCTCAtctatttcttttgaagGAGGTACTAATTGGCTATTATTCTCTCGTACCATGGATGGAAGCAAGTGTGTATTATTTTTCGGTGGTACTAGCGATGTTTGTGAGAAGAAAGGTATTGATATAGGTACATTGTTGCCCATGGAATTTAAGCTTGGGGAGGTAGCTGATGCAGATAAAAGGTTTATTAGGTCAGTATAACTCTTTGCAGGCTTGTAATGTGCCGAAGTGggaaaatgatatatttCCGCTTCAGATGGATACTGTATTGGTATATGGGATGGTAGTTTGGCTATCAACTGTTTCGGACTATCATTTGGTAGTACTGGGGTATTTGGATTAGGGctatttttatcaaaggGTATCAAAGAATAATTTATAGGATGTTCATTAGACACTACATTATTGTTATTCACGGCTGAGTTCGGATTGATCTGTAACAAGACACTTTCCAATAAGTTACGGAATGCATCAAAGATATCAAAGTTGTAAGTTTTTCTCTTGCCAGTTAAGTAAGTCatcatttcatttaattttctgagttgatttgaagataccaaaaattgtttattaCTCATTTGCCCTGAAGCTGCATCATTTAATGTATAAAGTAACTTTATGGGTAGGATGGAAACGTGGAAAATATGTGAAATGCAAGCCCAGACAACAAATGGGCTCAATAAAGAGTTATTTTCAGGATCTAAAATAAAGTTGTCAACcatattaatgaaatcattgaCCGAGTCATTGATAAAATCCAAACACTCGTTATCTccaatttcattcaagtttaaaagatatttcTTGATCATGTAGATAGTTAAAGCACTTTTATAAGaatcgaagaagaaatcaaaagttttatcaattttgaaagtatcatttaaatcaaaaacaCTTCTACCCTTTTGAGTAAAagcaataatttttttgcaGTGGGATTTGACGTTGTAAAACCttctctttgaatttttatttggCATTGAATCCAGATTTGACATGAAATCTGAAGCTAAATTGAAAACGTCTAGATTAGATTTTagattattgaaaaacaagaaatcaTTATTACTAAATCCTGACATGTCGATAGTACTCACTTCTGTCTGAATAAACATCGAATTTATAGTATTTGGTCTATCAAAAAGCAGGTTCAGTTTAATTTGTTGTTTAATTAAAGACCACCatattgtttttcttcttataaGAAGACGATTATCTTGATTGAATTTCTCCGTATTATCatttaatttgaaatcataaTTTAAGCCCAAGGAAATAGCCATGTTAATGGCGCTTGAATTGAATTGATAacttgaattgaaattgctTTTCCAGAAAAGATAGATAGATACGAGGTTCATTACTATAAGTAGATCTATAGAACCATTTGATAGAAATGAACAGCCATTGttagagaaaaaattatgacAATGTTGATAATAGTATGtgtcaatttcatttgacTCACCCTCGTGGCACCATGCACCAATCGTAAGGattatattcattaaaaGTTGC includes:
- the GYP5 gene encoding GTPase-activating protein GYP5 (similar to Saccharomyces cerevisiae GYL1 (YMR192W) and GYP5 (YPL249C); ancestral locus Anc_6.281), which encodes MARKKQNKKKKAAQKAKEDKIDILDEKSKRLSESSTKDVSDIEGYESAEAYATPEEIGTGGIVDDNAVELSVEANAKEEAEEAIVSEDLSATVAVNDKQEDKELQHEDEGNDASPEANAYEFGTEANSKIDDDTGQGESSQNQEIEESQHSVANDQVARFGGSLVEEGKLSNEGYSQQAERTEGTDIAFNDAMSINEQSNQEEKDEERAGKPIAFETEVIPLNAEESSEGKQDIDVEKQEVGGIASNDDTNIEQSPNEEIKKNTDAPLSGTELEVQDEVTSLTEQPTLDEGEITKTDEATTAVDKSSAADYINENESTEENRPDLNADHPTEESIVTQPGEYTAPVSRILPPVTSTASSVVVPVDAGSSTEASEVVARTLNINVANSRPPPIPPRSSSSENNSHEVYVGDGNDSSAKVSPPLPSRTSHSGPAIPPLPSRKVAFTSSRSSSVSRSISGNERSPSETVLRPVPPALSEEMKSDQFRKNLASLQSNSQSPRHVSSPIESAAEVNLIVNRFRATSYQIDSEVMSKRENIEAGQILLKSTFNTIVQNEENIMEVTEQDDDELKKIADTDWSFWTRVVNDFGEVANAESERLEEEITKGIPRQIRGIIWQLIANSKSKEYEDIYETLSTTESPHQASINRDLKRTNFVPHDKIEPLLNILSTYSVYDPDVGYTQGMAFIAAPLLLNCESEADAFGLLVVLMKNYGLREFFLEEMPGLMLTLYQFDRLLEETSPVLFNHLTREGVRSSMYATQWFLTLFAYKFPLEFVLRILDVVFVEGVESTFKFAVNLMLKNQLQMLELKFDQLLNFLKNELFEYYLRENHQTRSKSEAATHVYLERSVTPRSQNSNRVNNETTNDSHYDVDLFVNDAMEAVHITPISLGRYAAEYDEIHQIEHQREAQYEAMRIKNQQLQKEATKLRRDYAQLSTEHINIANELIENRLKIETLLDENNDLKENLTHLEERLQEEIQKESIPNPDAALKSDLKQDLERTMERTSEVMEQNLELKEKIKVLENSILELKKFNKKSARQISSIESSLESSPANLNVPAKENQEVPKSPSLTGRWTGFKKVFRKD
- the GAL4 gene encoding galactose-responsive transcription factor GAL4 (similar to Saccharomyces cerevisiae GAL4 (YPL248C); ancestral locus Anc_6.279), encoding MEQACDICRVKKLRCSKEKPSCFKCLKNNLTCTYSPRAKRSPLTRAHLTEVEKKLNNLTILFGKLFPGENIGNLVKRFNIDSSKSDFDNAYLTNNEEDDKKINKANVTIPIDDSVENLLYGFDWEEKNDRVNHGQSIMKHITDKSYNGYFGPNSTISLFRSIKNLNIIMLLENNNISNKNLYGIPNAQISSSVNLTKKTTMKRYIRSFFENFHPFNPIVDEDWFMSMYTDKKSVHSKNETQYWQLLMNIILTIGAWCHEGESNEIDTYYYQHCHNFFSNNGCSFLSNGSIDLLIVMNLVSIYLFWKSNFNSSYQFNSSAINMAISLGLNYDFKLNDNTEKFNQDNRLLIRRKTIWWSLIKQQIKLNLLFDRPNTINSMFIQTEVSTIDMSGFSNNDFLFFNNLKSNLDVFNLASDFMSNLDSMPNKNSKRRFYNVKSHCKKIIAFTQKGRSVFDLNDTFKIDKTFDFFFDSYKSALTIYMIKKYLLNLNEIGDNECLDFINDSVNDFINMVDNFILDPENNSLLSPFVVWACISHIFHVSILPIKLLYTLNDAASGQMSNKQFLVSSNQLRKLNEMMTYLTGKRKTYNFDIFDAFRNLLESVLLQINPNSAVNNNNVVSNEHPINYSLIPFDKNSPNPNTPVLPNDSPKQLIAKLPSHIPIQYPSEAEIYHFPTSAHYKPAKSYTDLINLLSASATSPSLNSMGNNVPISIPFFSQTSLVPPKNNTHLLPSMVRENNSQLVPPSKEIDEQEIGQQGTQSLDKAGITSTDTLVSNSPNILTRSPNQQFNGGNINWNDNTALNALGLTGGLFNTTTMDDVYNYLFDDNVSNSTNSS